The window ATCACCAAAGTGAAGGTGATCCTCAAATGCTTTTTTCAATATTTCGAAAACTGCACAAAGAGTATCTGAGTGAAAAAATTATCTTTGTTGCGGGCGAAAGAGTGACTCAAGATCCGTTTGCCATTCCTTTTTCTTTAGGCTGTAATCTGATTTGTATCTATTCCAAAAACTACACCACCACACCTAAAGAAAAAAGCTTAGAAAAACTCGAACACAATAAAAAAGTGATGCATGCAACAAGCGAACTATTGAAACAAGGTGGCCAGCTGATTTGGGTCGCGCCTTCTGGTGGAAGAGATCGAAAAGAAAAAGACGTTTTTCAAGTGGCACCCTTTGATAAAAACGCTATTGAAATGTTTTACCTCCTTGCAAAAAAAGCAGTCACACCTACCCATTTTTATCCCCTTTCTCTTTTAACTTATGCTATTTTGCCACCTCCTGAAGAGCGCCAGAAAGAACTCGGAGAAAAACGCCCTATTTACAAAGGTTGTATCCATTCCTATTTTGGAAAAGAAATAGACATGGAAAGTTTTCACGATAAAGAAAAAAAACGTTTGCGCAAAAAGCGTACAGATTTTATCTTTCGGGAAGTAAAACAAAATTACCAAACTCTTTTAAAACAACACAAAGGTCATCAATGAAAAAGTTATTTTTAGTTCTTGCAACTTGTGTTTGCATTTTTGCACAAGATCTCCCAAAAACAAAAGTGATCGAAGACACATCCAATCTTACGATTTTAACACCCGATCTAAAACAACGAAGCGTGCTAAAAATTGAACTTCCCAACAAACTTCAAGTGTATATTGTTTCTGATCCAGGTATGCATGAGTCTTGCGCCACTCTTGCTGTTGAAACAGGCTCTTGGGATGATCCTGCAGATGCTATGGGTTTGGCTCACTTTTGTGAACACATGCTTTTTATGGGCACAGAAAAATACCCTATAGAAAAAGAATATCACACCTTCATTAAAGACCATGGGGGTAAGAATAATGCTTTCACAACAGATATCTATACAGCGTACATGTTTTCTATCAAAAATGCACATTTTGAAGAAACCCTCGATCGATTTTCTCAATTTTTTGTGGCTCCTCTATTTAATGAAAGCGGCTTAGAGCGAGAAAAAAAGGCTGTTCACGAAGAATTTATGCTATGGAAAGAAGATGATAGCTTTAGAGAATGGAGCGCAGAAAAAGAGCTGGGTAACCCCAACCACCCCAACAAACAATTCAATTGCGGAAATCTTACAACACTTGAAAACGTCACACAAGAGTCTATTAAGCAATGGTATCAAGAGCACTACTCTGCAAATTTGATGCGCCTTGTGATTTATAGTCCCTTGCCTCTAGAACAACTACAAACCCTTGTTGAAAAGTGCTTTTCTCCTATCAAAAATAAAAACTTAAAAGCGTCTAACATCTTAGAATCTATGACAACGCAAGAGCGTAAAAAACATATTCTTTATCTCAATCCAATAAAAGATGAAAAAGAATTAAGTATTAACTGGGAATTACCTTTAGAGATGGCTCAAAACCGCACACATCGTTTAGGTCATATTTTAGCTTATATTCTTCAAAATCCCAATGAACATAGCCTCTATACACAGCTTAAATCCAAGCAATGGATTGAAGAAATATTAGCTCAAGAAAGTAAAGAAGGAAAAAATTATGCCATTTTTAACATTGGCTTTAAACTCACAGATCAAGGCATAAAGCATACAGATGAAATTCTTGAGATGACATTTCAGACACTAAAAAATATGCAAACAACTCCTCTGCCTCGCCATATTTTTGATGATCTTCAAAGAAGAGCTCTTTTATCCTACAACTACCAACAGCGTCAAGATGCTTTTGCTCTGACATACTTTGAAGCTCACAACATTTTGTTCGAAGATTTGACCACGTATCCCCAAAAATCTTCCATCATCGCTCAATATGATCCAGAGCTTTTTGCAAGATATGTCGGAGAGCTCCATTTTGATAATGCGATGCTCACCATTGTTGGTAAGCCTGAGATCACTCAACAGACTTGTGATCAAAAAGAACACTACACACAGGCAGAATATACCCTTGCGCCTTTAGACAAGCAGCTCACTGCAACAATCGCACAATTAGAAAATGCACCTTTTGTTTTTCCTGAAAAAAATCCCTACTTACCTACAAATTTAGAACCTATTGAAGCATGCGCTCCCAACTCTCAATATATCACTCCTCTTTTAATCGAAGAGAGTGATATGAGTAAAATCTACTATGCAAAAGATGACCGCTTTTTTATTCCAAAAGTCTCTATGCAATTGACTATCAAAACACCAAAGGCAAATTATGCTTATGCCAAACAGGCAGCTTTAATGAATTTGGTTGTTTTTGCCACAAATGAAAAATTAAGAGAAACATGCAGACAAGCTGCATATGCTGATCTTCACGGAATGGTCTTCCCTTCAAGTGATGGACTCAAATTATTTATCTCTGGATTTGATGAAAAAGCAGACACTCTACTTTTTAACATGCTTGCAAAACTCCAATCTTTGGATCTTACAAAAGGGGAATTCAACACATATAAAAGCCAACTTATTCGTGAAGCAAAAAATGCAGAAAAAGATCGTCCTGTTTCTCAAAGCTTTGGTCTTTTACGAAAAACCTTTGTACAAGACACCTTTTTGCCAGAAGAAATGAAAAAAGCTTATGAAGCTATCGATTACGAAGATCTTGTGCGCTATCATAAGCAATTATTTTCTCAAGTCTATATCGAAGGCGTGCTTTTTGGAGCTCTGAGCGAAGAAAAAGCAAGAGCTATTAAGGACAAACTTCTTCTTTCCTTTGATGCAAAATCTTATCCAAAATCTCATCATCGAGAAAAAAATGTTCTCATTCTACCAGAAAACAGAGGACCTTTTGAATTTATAAAAAAAAGCAAAGTTCTTGGTAACGCGATCTGTTTAGCTATTCAAGATGGTGCTTTGAATTTAAAACAAGAATTGATGCAAAAAGGTCTTGCTACAGCATTAGAAACACCTTTTTTTGACGAACTAAGAACGAAACAACAAACAGGTTACGTTGTTCATGCTGGAAGCACACAGTTTGAAAATCAATGCTTGACCTATTTTGTCGTGCAGTCTTCTACACACACACCTCAAGAACTCTTGGCACGTTTTGATCTATTTTTGGAAGATTTTGTGAAAAACATTCACACAAATGTGACAAAAGAACGTTTTGAAAACCTTAAGGATGCCGCTTTAAAAAGTCTCAAGCAACCTATGCAAACCTTTGATGAAGCATCTAGCACCCTGTATTCTTATGGATTCAATCACCACGGACAATTTAATCGCAGAGAAGAAGCCATTCAAATCATCGAGAATCTTACCTATGAAGAGAGTATTGACTTTGCAAAAACGTTTTTATCCAAACAAAACAAACGCCGTTTTGCTGTTTTGATTGAAGGCAAAAGCGATGCTCATGACATCCTTAAGTATGAATCTGTGCGCTCTTGCAAAAGCCTGCAGAAACAAGGGACGTTTACTTCTTTTGATCAGGAATTTTATCTAGAAAAGACTGAGACAGAATAAATCAAAGATAAATGCCCATTAAAAATGGGCATTTTCCTTAGACTTCCATATTATGATAAACGTTGTCGACATCGTCTAGATCTTCGAGAAAATCAATTAAAGCCATATTTTTGGCTTGAGTTTCTTCATTACAAGCAATCAGGTTTTTGCAGATCCATTGCAACTCTGCATCGATGATGGGCGTGATGGTTTCTAGCGCTTCTTTAACTTCATACAAGCTTTCTGGTGGCGTTAAAATAATAAACTCATCCTCTTCGACATCAAAATCCTCCGCGCCATGTTCAATGGCACAATTGAATAGCTTCTCTTGGAGCTTGGGATCTTTTTTGATATGAATCACGCCCTTTTTCTCAAAGTTAAAACTCACAGATCCACTCAATGCAATCGTCCCGCCCTTTTTGTTGGTTGCAATACGCAAATCACTTGCCGTTCTGTTTTTGTTATCTGTCATCGCTTCGACCAAAATACCCACTCCTCCATGTCCATACAACTCATACAGACACTCTTCATAACCTGCCGTATCCTGGCTTGCGGCTTTTTTGATATTTCTTTCAATATTGTCATTGGGCATGTTGGCAGCTTTGGCTTTTTGCAACACTAAACGCAATCTGGGATTTCCTTTAGGATCAGGACCGCCTAATTTGACTGCTGTGATGATCTCTTTCGCAATCTTGGAAAAGATTTTTCCCTTTTTTGCATCACTTCTTTCTTTTTTATGCTTGATATTTGCCCATTTACTATGTCCTGCCATC of the Chlamydiota bacterium genome contains:
- a CDS encoding putative transcriptional regulatory protein, with protein sequence MAGHSKWANIKHKKERSDAKKGKIFSKIAKEIITAVKLGGPDPKGNPRLRLVLQKAKAANMPNDNIERNIKKAASQDTAGYEECLYELYGHGGVGILVEAMTDNKNRTASDLRIATNKKGGTIALSGSVSFNFEKKGVIHIKKDPKLQEKLFNCAIEHGAEDFDVEEDEFIILTPPESLYEVKEALETITPIIDAELQWICKNLIACNEETQAKNMALIDFLEDLDDVDNVYHNMEV
- the ptrA gene encoding Protease 3, with translation MKKLFLVLATCVCIFAQDLPKTKVIEDTSNLTILTPDLKQRSVLKIELPNKLQVYIVSDPGMHESCATLAVETGSWDDPADAMGLAHFCEHMLFMGTEKYPIEKEYHTFIKDHGGKNNAFTTDIYTAYMFSIKNAHFEETLDRFSQFFVAPLFNESGLEREKKAVHEEFMLWKEDDSFREWSAEKELGNPNHPNKQFNCGNLTTLENVTQESIKQWYQEHYSANLMRLVIYSPLPLEQLQTLVEKCFSPIKNKNLKASNILESMTTQERKKHILYLNPIKDEKELSINWELPLEMAQNRTHRLGHILAYILQNPNEHSLYTQLKSKQWIEEILAQESKEGKNYAIFNIGFKLTDQGIKHTDEILEMTFQTLKNMQTTPLPRHIFDDLQRRALLSYNYQQRQDAFALTYFEAHNILFEDLTTYPQKSSIIAQYDPELFARYVGELHFDNAMLTIVGKPEITQQTCDQKEHYTQAEYTLAPLDKQLTATIAQLENAPFVFPEKNPYLPTNLEPIEACAPNSQYITPLLIEESDMSKIYYAKDDRFFIPKVSMQLTIKTPKANYAYAKQAALMNLVVFATNEKLRETCRQAAYADLHGMVFPSSDGLKLFISGFDEKADTLLFNMLAKLQSLDLTKGEFNTYKSQLIREAKNAEKDRPVSQSFGLLRKTFVQDTFLPEEMKKAYEAIDYEDLVRYHKQLFSQVYIEGVLFGALSEEKARAIKDKLLLSFDAKSYPKSHHREKNVLILPENRGPFEFIKKSKVLGNAICLAIQDGALNLKQELMQKGLATALETPFFDELRTKQQTGYVVHAGSTQFENQCLTYFVVQSSTHTPQELLARFDLFLEDFVKNIHTNVTKERFENLKDAALKSLKQPMQTFDEASSTLYSYGFNHHGQFNRREEAIQIIENLTYEESIDFAKTFLSKQNKRRFAVLIEGKSDAHDILKYESVRSCKSLQKQGTFTSFDQEFYLEKTETE